One window of the Methanobacteriaceae archaeon genome contains the following:
- a CDS encoding PIN domain-containing protein, whose product MIFLDTSYSIAFFVNGEENHDRAVEIAKIIKNGEKIISKLVVAETITVLKKKLETKDIIKIYDTLKDFTTAEDSHLFMKHSNIL is encoded by the coding sequence ATGATATTTCTGGATACTAGCTATTCAATTGCTTTTTTTGTAAATGGAGAAGAAAACCATGATAGAGCTGTTGAAATAGCTAAAATTATCAAAAATGGAGAAAAAATAATTTCAAAACTGGTTGTTGCTGAAACAATAACTGTTTTAAAAAAGAAATTAGAAACAAAGGACATTATAAAGATATATGATACATTAAAGGATTTTACTACAGCAGAAGATAGTCATTTGTTTATGAAGCATTCAAACATTTTATAA
- a CDS encoding type II toxin-antitoxin system HicB family antitoxin has translation MKTTFTAIFEKVNNCYIGYVEELPGANTQGETLEEVRENLCEAIELILLSNREITEKGLEGKEFIRENIKVDI, from the coding sequence ATGAAAACTACATTCACCGCCATATTTGAGAAGGTCAACAATTGTTATATAGGATATGTTGAAGAACTTCCCGGTGCAAATACCCAGGGAGAGACACTTGAGGAGGTGCGAGAGAACCTCTGTGAGGCCATTGAATTGATTTTATTATCTAATCGAGAAATTACTGAGAAAGGATTGGAAGGGAAGGAATTTATTCGTGAAAATATAAAAGTTGATATTTGA
- a CDS encoding plasmid pRiA4b ORF-3 family protein has translation MDSLNQNSVPSSTRSRGERKPKKDKTQQTFFQTDAGTELSKVGKSIYQFRIDLEGIRPPIWRRILVPGDSTLKDLHKAIQDVMGWEDYHLHEFQLPDPFSGNRISLDNSQEDNELIEDWFDLENPRGRYIYDFGDYWEHIIKLEKIQSLDEGAAYPQCTGGKRASPPEDCGGVGGYQEMLEILKDPEHEEYEETVEWLGDNFDPEEFNPEAVVFRGLGDS, from the coding sequence ATGGATTCTCTCAATCAAAACAGTGTACCCAGTTCCACCAGGAGCAGGGGTGAAAGAAAACCTAAAAAAGATAAGACTCAGCAGACCTTTTTCCAAACAGATGCAGGCACCGAATTGTCTAAAGTAGGAAAATCCATTTATCAGTTTAGAATTGATCTGGAGGGGATAAGACCACCTATCTGGAGGAGGATACTGGTTCCCGGGGACAGTACCCTGAAGGATCTGCATAAGGCCATCCAGGATGTTATGGGCTGGGAGGATTACCACTTGCACGAGTTCCAGCTTCCCGACCCATTCAGTGGGAATAGGATCTCACTGGACAATTCTCAAGAGGATAATGAGTTAATCGAAGACTGGTTCGACCTGGAAAATCCCAGGGGAAGGTACATCTACGACTTCGGAGATTACTGGGAGCATATAATAAAACTGGAGAAGATCCAAAGCCTGGATGAGGGTGCTGCTTATCCTCAGTGTACTGGGGGTAAAAGGGCCTCTCCACCTGAAGACTGCGGAGGTGTGGGGGGATATCAGGAGATGCTGGAAATCCTGAAAGACCCTGAACATGAAGAATATGAGGAGACAGTGGAATGGTTGGGAGATAACTTTGATCCAGAAGAATTCAACCCGGAAGCTGTTGTTTTCAGAGGTCTTGGCGATTCATAA
- a CDS encoding glycosyltransferase family 2 protein, with amino-acid sequence MKVTAVIPAYNEEKTIGSTVLGTRQKVLRVIVVDDGSTDKTAEIAKLAGAEVVVHPTNQGKGVALKTGFNAARDADIIVTLDSDGQHNPAEIPKLLEPILKNEADVVNGSRYLNGNSGETPAYRRVGQNVLDTATKISGNIDVTDSQSGFRAFAGHTIPVFRFHSKDYTIESEMLIDAARAKLRIKEVEINTTYGEKNQHKMNPVKHGLSVLVRLLQDMEFNRPLYYFTLPGSIMIITGMVLGLYFFGEYLAGSMKTLFPTTLAALLTIFGAFIAFTGLILHSVSRMIWRVMGK; translated from the coding sequence ATAAAAGTTACAGCTGTGATACCTGCCTACAACGAGGAAAAAACCATTGGCAGCACTGTTCTGGGAACACGCCAGAAGGTTTTAAGAGTGATCGTTGTGGATGATGGCAGTACTGATAAAACTGCTGAAATAGCCAAATTAGCCGGGGCAGAGGTGGTGGTGCACCCCACTAATCAAGGTAAGGGAGTTGCCCTTAAAACAGGATTTAACGCCGCCCGGGACGCAGATATCATAGTAACTCTGGACTCGGATGGCCAGCACAACCCTGCAGAAATACCTAAACTACTGGAACCCATCCTTAAAAATGAAGCAGACGTGGTTAATGGGAGCCGTTATTTAAATGGTAACAGTGGAGAAACACCTGCCTATCGAAGGGTGGGGCAGAATGTTCTGGACACTGCCACTAAGATCAGTGGAAATATCGATGTTACCGACAGCCAAAGCGGTTTCAGAGCATTTGCCGGTCACACCATACCCGTATTTCGCTTCCACAGCAAAGATTACACCATTGAAAGTGAGATGTTAATTGATGCCGCCCGGGCTAAGCTGCGAATAAAAGAAGTTGAAATTAACACCACCTATGGAGAAAAAAACCAGCATAAAATGAACCCTGTAAAGCATGGGTTGAGTGTTCTGGTACGACTTTTGCAGGATATGGAATTCAACCGCCCCTTATACTATTTCACACTCCCTGGATCAATCATGATCATAACAGGGATGGTTCTGGGCCTTTATTTCTTCGGAGAATACCTGGCTGGAAGCATGAAGACTTTATTCCCCACAACTTTAGCAGCCCTGTTAACAATTTTCGGTGCTTTCATTGCCTTCACTGGTCTAATTCTGCACAGTGTTTCCCGGATGATCTGGAGAGTTATGGGTAAATAA
- a CDS encoding nucleotidyltransferase domain-containing protein: protein MINKVLQIIKERKDFDKVKFIILYGSVAQGKDREDSDIDLCVYYEGSRLDASRFRLETLSEILSDEIDLQIYQQLPLYIRKDVLKGELLYSQDNHFLHDVACQTIKEFEDFKRHYYHYIGEEFIT from the coding sequence ATGATCAACAAAGTCCTGCAGATTATAAAAGAAAGAAAAGATTTTGATAAAGTAAAATTCATCATTCTCTATGGTTCTGTAGCCCAGGGGAAAGATAGAGAAGACTCTGATATCGATCTATGTGTTTATTATGAGGGCAGCCGGTTAGATGCTTCTCGCTTTCGATTGGAAACTCTTTCTGAAATTTTAAGTGATGAAATAGATCTGCAGATTTACCAGCAACTCCCTTTATATATCCGGAAGGATGTTTTGAAGGGTGAACTGCTCTACTCCCAGGACAATCATTTCCTGCATGATGTGGCCTGCCAGACCATTAAAGAATTCGAGGATTTTAAGAGGCATTATTACCATTACATTGGGGAGGAATTCATCACATGA
- the cobM gene encoding precorrin-4 C(11)-methyltransferase, which translates to MNGKVVFIGAGPGDPELITLKALKVIEKADVIIYAGSLVNPEILGYAKEEAVIYNSAHMNLDEIVDVMGEAAGEGKLVARVHTGDPSIYGAIKEQIQQLKSKQIEYHIIPGVSSLFAAAAALETELTLPEVSQTVIITRPSGRTPKPDREAIFRLAEHQATMCIFLGVHMIGKVVGELLTFYDPETPVAVVQKASWKDEKIVRGNLTDIIDKVKDAGIQKTAIIVVGEVLHPGSVTPSKLYDAHFTHEYRKGEGE; encoded by the coding sequence ATGAATGGTAAAGTTGTTTTCATAGGAGCCGGACCCGGAGACCCGGAACTAATCACCCTTAAAGCACTTAAAGTGATTGAAAAGGCAGATGTCATTATCTATGCAGGGTCACTGGTGAACCCTGAAATATTAGGTTACGCCAAGGAAGAAGCAGTGATCTACAACAGTGCCCATATGAACCTGGATGAAATAGTAGATGTGATGGGTGAAGCTGCTGGTGAGGGTAAACTGGTTGCCAGGGTGCACACCGGAGACCCGTCCATCTACGGTGCCATAAAAGAGCAGATACAGCAACTGAAAAGTAAACAAATAGAATACCACATCATCCCGGGAGTAAGCTCCCTATTTGCCGCAGCTGCAGCCCTGGAAACTGAGCTAACTTTACCAGAAGTTTCTCAAACTGTTATAATAACCCGGCCATCAGGCAGAACCCCTAAACCAGACCGGGAGGCCATATTCCGCCTGGCAGAGCATCAGGCCACCATGTGTATATTCCTGGGAGTGCATATGATTGGTAAGGTGGTGGGTGAACTCTTGACCTTCTACGACCCTGAAACCCCGGTGGCAGTGGTGCAGAAGGCCAGCTGGAAGGATGAGAAAATTGTTAGGGGAAACCTGACTGATATAATAGATAAAGTCAAGGATGCAGGTATCCAGAAGACAGCAATAATAGTGGTAGGGGAGGTTCTTCATCCAGGTAGTGTGACTCCTTCCAAGCTATATGATGCTCACTTTACACATGAGTACCGGAAGGGTGAAGGAGAATAG
- a CDS encoding CPBP family intramembrane metalloprotease, protein MKSSEKVHHKGLEIGLPGNYVITLIAYLLALIAAELVTTYVNKTWGLAAHTIILFALLVNAAMVESLDFSNLLRSMMPIPIIRIVGLSIPMMQIKPLYWFPIVAIPLFAASIAIMRSQNLTLEEVGLILGKLPLQLLIATTGFITGIIEFMILRPDPLISQFTPLLLIGGFFILLIATGLAEELLFRGILQTNTMKMIGPAFGLIYTSLVFTTMHIGWIYFADLVFVFSVAMFYGYAFIKTRSILGITLAHGISNSMLFLVMPFVNLAVFGLH, encoded by the coding sequence GTGAAAAGCAGTGAAAAAGTCCATCATAAAGGTTTGGAAATAGGATTGCCCGGAAACTATGTTATTACTTTAATTGCCTATCTTCTGGCCCTGATTGCTGCTGAACTGGTCACCACCTATGTAAATAAAACTTGGGGATTGGCTGCTCATACCATTATCCTGTTCGCACTTCTGGTGAACGCAGCCATGGTGGAGTCCCTGGATTTTTCCAACCTGCTGCGCAGTATGATGCCCATCCCCATCATCCGCATTGTTGGACTTTCCATACCCATGATGCAAATAAAACCCCTGTACTGGTTCCCCATAGTTGCTATTCCCCTTTTCGCCGCATCCATCGCTATAATGCGCAGCCAAAACCTTACTTTGGAGGAAGTGGGACTTATTCTAGGTAAACTCCCATTGCAACTCCTTATTGCCACCACCGGGTTTATCACCGGTATTATTGAATTTATGATCCTGCGTCCCGACCCTTTAATTTCTCAGTTTACACCCTTACTTTTAATTGGAGGGTTTTTCATTCTTTTAATAGCAACCGGGCTGGCTGAAGAATTGCTTTTCAGGGGCATCCTCCAGACCAATACCATGAAAATGATAGGACCTGCCTTTGGACTGATTTACACTTCCCTGGTGTTCACCACCATGCACATTGGCTGGATCTACTTTGCAGACCTGGTATTTGTGTTCAGTGTGGCCATGTTCTATGGTTATGCTTTTATTAAAACCAGATCTATCCTGGGAATTACTCTGGCTCACGGAATATCAAACTCCATGCTGTTTCTGGTGATGCCCTTTGTAAACCTAGCAGTGTTTGGTTTGCATTAA
- a CDS encoding DUF86 domain-containing protein produces MRRDIIRNKIKEIHESVIMVQSNLPDTLEEFQDLGLVKDGIYKRIEFSIENVWDICSIINSELSSGIPQDEKDIIDNLMKSRILSIDLGEKLKIMKGFRNIVVHRYGSLDDEIAFLTLHEHLDDFQEFTSQIEDFLSRK; encoded by the coding sequence ATGAGGCGAGATATTATTCGCAATAAAATCAAAGAAATCCATGAAAGCGTAATTATGGTACAATCAAATTTACCTGATACTTTAGAAGAGTTCCAGGACTTAGGACTGGTTAAAGATGGTATTTATAAAAGGATTGAATTTTCCATAGAAAATGTTTGGGACATATGCTCCATTATCAACTCTGAATTATCCAGTGGAATACCTCAAGATGAAAAAGATATTATAGACAATCTGATGAAATCCAGAATCCTGAGTATTGATCTTGGTGAAAAACTCAAGATAATGAAAGGATTCCGTAACATAGTTGTACATCGTTACGGTAGTTTGGATGATGAAATCGCATTTTTAACTCTCCATGAACATCTGGACGACTTTCAAGAGTTCACAAGCCAAATTGAAGATTTTTTAAGTAGAAAATAA
- a CDS encoding DUF1616 domain-containing protein produces the protein MKLSSQKDLLLVIILSLVVLILTWLQLFKGYTLTFITTILILFLPGYAIITAIWPTDERMGWDLRTGIGFVLGLFFLLFLPLILNSLSLKSVESNLNNLIFIIAILLSLLAMARRSGRESEEEPSEMDYQLTLEESIERAAYMRRQAREEQEYEDLETYPPEEPPIQPDELGEEEFLEEETPDLQKEGTDYLPEEEPDELDYESWKEEIKKQKPLQYERIKDKEEIKNFPLRVERPVKTDVTTSDYEKEMDTPVWWDEPAEEKSGFKYWDLLIILFLSGVSLLFLCFNPLKTTATSVVFFILLLFILGYAALTIIFPDKSRASSRDLILASVIVALVLFTLSFLAFLMHLLPSLPNYMVGVMLVASVVLVAGAFLRKWRATKGEDELEEEPETQEITAEEKEFTTPEDLHKAEKAEKSHEKLVQESEESKKKDTLLEGIGHVVKTVDTKRDEDGESLGEKTPVDWVKPRYPFTDLLLVVAITILTAAFVLIPPLNQTFIRTILGILLVLFIPGYALIAALFPKRDDLDGIERAALSFGLSIAVTPLIGLALNYTPWGIRLDPILISLTIFTLSMCLVAFLRRKKLTDEERFSVPFSEFMKGMKESFQGESKIERILSIILIISIILAIATTVYIIVKPKEGEKFTEFYILGPNGTASNYPTNLTTGQNGTVIIGVVNHEYATTDYKLVVKVNNSTLKQENLTLSNGEKVEIPYTFTAGTSGQKKMEFLLYKLPDNETVYRSLHLWLNVK, from the coding sequence ATGAAACTCTCATCACAGAAAGACCTTCTACTGGTTATCATCCTCAGCCTCGTGGTTCTTATACTGACCTGGCTGCAGTTATTCAAGGGTTACACCTTAACCTTCATCACCACTATCCTGATACTTTTCTTACCAGGCTATGCCATCATAACAGCTATCTGGCCCACTGATGAGAGAATGGGCTGGGACTTACGCACCGGCATAGGTTTCGTGCTGGGACTTTTTTTCCTGCTATTCTTACCCCTAATACTTAATTCACTGAGTCTGAAATCAGTTGAAAGCAATCTGAATAATTTAATCTTCATTATAGCCATCCTACTGTCATTACTGGCCATGGCCCGTCGCTCGGGGAGGGAATCAGAAGAAGAACCTTCTGAGATGGATTATCAGCTTACCCTGGAAGAATCCATTGAAAGAGCAGCATACATGCGCCGGCAGGCCCGTGAAGAACAGGAATATGAGGATCTGGAAACCTATCCACCTGAAGAACCCCCAATCCAACCTGATGAGCTGGGTGAAGAAGAATTTCTGGAAGAGGAAACTCCGGATCTTCAAAAAGAAGGTACTGATTATTTACCTGAAGAAGAGCCAGATGAACTGGATTATGAATCCTGGAAGGAAGAAATAAAAAAACAGAAGCCCCTCCAGTATGAGAGAATTAAAGACAAAGAGGAAATTAAAAATTTCCCCTTAAGGGTAGAAAGGCCAGTTAAAACTGATGTTACCACCTCGGATTATGAGAAGGAAATGGACACCCCTGTATGGTGGGATGAACCTGCAGAGGAAAAATCTGGTTTTAAATACTGGGATCTTCTAATAATCCTGTTTTTAAGCGGAGTTTCACTCTTATTCCTCTGCTTCAATCCACTGAAAACCACTGCCACTTCAGTAGTATTTTTCATATTACTGCTATTCATTTTGGGTTATGCTGCCCTTACCATCATATTCCCGGATAAATCCCGGGCAAGTTCAAGGGATCTGATACTAGCCAGTGTTATTGTAGCGCTGGTCCTCTTCACTCTCTCTTTCCTGGCTTTTTTAATGCATCTATTACCCTCCCTCCCCAATTATATGGTGGGGGTGATGCTAGTCGCATCAGTGGTGCTGGTGGCTGGGGCTTTCCTGCGTAAATGGAGAGCAACAAAAGGAGAAGATGAATTAGAAGAAGAACCTGAAACCCAAGAGATTACTGCTGAAGAGAAAGAATTCACCACCCCGGAAGATTTACACAAAGCAGAGAAAGCTGAAAAATCGCATGAAAAACTTGTGCAGGAGAGTGAAGAAAGCAAAAAGAAAGATACTCTTCTAGAAGGTATTGGTCATGTGGTTAAAACTGTTGATACTAAAAGGGATGAAGATGGTGAATCTCTTGGCGAGAAAACTCCTGTTGACTGGGTTAAACCTCGTTATCCCTTCACGGACCTTTTACTGGTTGTTGCCATAACCATTCTAACTGCAGCTTTTGTACTTATACCACCCTTGAATCAAACCTTCATCAGAACTATCCTTGGAATCTTACTGGTTCTGTTTATTCCCGGTTACGCATTAATAGCTGCTCTTTTCCCTAAAAGGGATGATCTTGATGGTATTGAAAGGGCGGCTTTGAGTTTCGGTTTGAGCATCGCTGTAACACCCCTTATTGGTCTGGCACTTAACTACACGCCCTGGGGAATACGCCTGGACCCCATCCTCATCAGCCTCACCATTTTCACCCTGTCCATGTGCCTGGTAGCATTCCTGCGAAGGAAGAAACTAACTGACGAAGAAAGGTTCAGTGTGCCTTTCAGTGAGTTTATGAAGGGAATGAAAGAATCATTCCAGGGAGAATCAAAAATAGAAAGAATTTTATCCATTATACTCATCATCAGCATTATCCTGGCCATTGCCACCACAGTTTACATTATTGTAAAACCCAAAGAGGGTGAGAAGTTCACGGAATTCTACATCTTAGGACCCAATGGAACAGCCAGTAACTATCCCACCAACCTCACCACCGGACAAAACGGCACTGTTATCATTGGTGTGGTGAACCATGAATATGCCACCACTGATTATAAACTGGTGGTAAAGGTAAATAACAGCACACTTAAACAAGAAAATTTAACCCTGTCCAACGGAGAAAAGGTGGAAATACCATACACCTTCACTGCAGGAACTTCTGGTCAGAAGAAGATGGAATTCTTACTGTACAAATTACCAGACAACGAAACAGTGTACCGTTCACTGCACTTGTGGTTGAATGTTAAATAG